One Pygocentrus nattereri isolate fPygNat1 chromosome 23, fPygNat1.pri, whole genome shotgun sequence genomic window carries:
- the LOC108415168 gene encoding integrin alpha-X-like isoform X2: protein MEVWLLYSFAFFIAPFVCGFNLDTENPRIFPSPQDGSAFGHRVCPFGSKPGDSVLVTDPLYGNGTGGVFRCFYGDGRCEAVHVDVHQGSAFGLSLSCSDQRAVVCGPHLVQKCEGFNYLNGICAEFNPDISLSQTVRPSFQECHVILPMDAVILFDDSLSITNEDFKRMIQFIKDIIKAFIEDDRAQVGVAKFSTHVSAVFNFENYALKRNVDELMKDVSHSKGQTYTTSAIRYVLNSMFQESVGMRNKSQKLLVVITDGKSNDKDPLDTVISQAKKRGITRFAIGVGHQYSRDELEEIASSNDFVFTTASFSALANILKELTQKIFAIEGADVGKSFQLELSQGGFSVALSGEVSVFGAVGAFSWSGGLEKRLHLNASFINASKLQEDMTNSYLGYSVTVATVEGSVVYFAGAPRHKHIGMVLGFSRNQDNDTWMVTHRADGSQLGSYFGAELCVLDGLLAVGAPLFYAAGVGGEVTIYSLSTAALNRSGVLRGAPGGSFGRFGSALAALQDLNGDGLWELGVGAPHEEGGKGAVYIFLSQPGGIRTKHSQRVRGAAVGAGLKYFGVSLHSAVDLSSDGLPDIVVGSKGAASVVRTQPVICANVSITLDPPIISQNYFHCSAPHGLNTPIANAVVCVNITKVSVGTIRAPLSANVSINLELDPGPWPRLLLSPKSSTSIWSSRVSSVCSTHSITIPRCISDYREVPLSIKLTVVGDAVEGTAGLKPVQHPDCTHTFKPMVLLEKVCGEDHVCRSDLNVSLGFSRNMVVNIQDFPMNLSVVVINNGEDATDTELLFHHPSIFSFTRVTVLESSGHAWCVSNETGLMNVTQTTCKLGVAVFRQKAKAVLNLTFRVSDPSALGDQLTVNASVMSKNENNGSLHDNAATVSVPVKQLVNFQLENDGSTQYIRYDQSSLINHTFKLVNLGELSIPVSVQFVLPLEMSSGFLWDVSPPAFNGSGVKCNIPDTPRNNRSLHTQYCNGSSCRLFNCSVQLLSSNQPISFQFRGHIKSQTKVSGVQVSVVSWGFVSFDEHRYTQFLNEEALQHSIVTEVESPSQAQTVLIACLSIFFGLLVMAVIFYLLYRGAETAAPSGGEGGNTPADCPTTETVADEEAQEAAAPSPQTAEGNQDAGHNSSNTSAL, encoded by the exons GTGTGTGGTCCTCATTTGGTGCAGAAGTGTGAGGGGTTTAACTATCTGAATGGGATTTGTGCCGAGTTTAATCCTGACATCAGTCTGTCTCAAACAGTCAGACCTTCTTTCCAGG AATGTCATGTGATCCTGCCGATGGACGCTGTGATCCTGTTTGACGACTCATTAAGTATTACAAACGAAGATTTCAAAAGAATGATTCAGTTCATTAAGGACATAATTAAGGCTTTTATTGAAGATGATCGAGCGcag GTGGGCGTGGCTAAGTTCTCCACACACGTTTCTGCAGTCTTCAACTTTGAGAATTACGCGTTAAAACGAAACGTAGATGAACTAATGAAAGACGTTTCACACTCTAAAGGACAGACATACACTACCTCCGCCATCCGCTATGTACT AAACAGTATGTTTCAGGAAAGTGTGGGGATGAGGAACAAATCTCAGAAGTTGCTGGTTGTGATCACTGATGGAAAATCCAACGACAAAGACCCGCTGGACACTGTAATCTCTCAGGCCAAGAAGCGAGGAATCACCAGATTCGCCATCGGG gtagGCCATCAGTACTCTCGTGATGAGCTGGAGGAGATAGCTTCATCTAATGACTTTGTGTTTACAACAGCAAGCTTTAGTGCTCTCGCCAACATCCTCAAAGAACTGACGCAGAAGATTTTCGCTATTGAAG gTGCGGATGTGGGGAAGTCTTTCCAGCTGGAGCTGTCACAGGGAGGATTCAGCGTCGCTCTGTCTGGG gaggtAAGTGTGTTCGGAGCGGTCGGAGCATTTTCCTGGTCCGGTGGTTTGGAGAAGCGCCTCCATCTGAACGCCTCCTTCATCAATGCCTCAAAACTACAGGAGGACATGACGAACTCTTACCTGG GTTACTCGGTTACCGTGGCGACAGTGGAGGGCAGCGTTGTTTACTTTGCTGGAGCTCCCAGACACAAACACATAGGCATGGTGTTGGGTTTCAGCCGTAACCAAGACAACGACACCTGGATGGTCACTCACAGAGCTGACGGGTCTCAG TTAGGGTCGTATTTTGGAGCCGAGCTGTGTGTGTTAGATGGCTTGTTAGCGGTTGGTGCTCCGCTTTTCTATGCTGCTGGAGTCGGGGGGGAGGTCACCATATACTCACTCAGCACTGCG GCTCTGAACAGGTCAGGTGTGCTGCGCGGAGCACCAGGCGGCTCTTTCGGGCGCTTCGGTTCGGCCCTGGCAGCCCTTCAGGACCTGAATGGAGATGGTCTGTGGGAGCTTGGGGTGGGCGCTCCGCATGAGGAGGGGGGCAAGGGGGCAGTTTACATCTTTCTGAGCCAACCAGGGGGCATCAGGACGAAACACAGCCAG agagtgCGTGGGGCTGCTGTGGGTGCAGGTTTGAAGTATTTTGGAGTTTCTCTTCACTCTGCAGTAGATCTGAGTTCAGATGGTCTGCCTGATATAGTGGTGGGATCCAAAGGGGCTGCTTCAGTGGTGAG GACACAACCGGTCATCTGTGCTAATGTGTCCATTACTCTGGATCCACCAATCATATCGCAGAACTACTTCCACTGCTCTGCCCCCCACGGGCTCAACACGCCTATCGCCAATGCAGTCGTGTGTGTCAACATAACCAAGGTTTCCGTGGGAACCATACGTG ctcctCTCAGTGCTAATGTGTCTATAAATCTGGAGCTGGACCCTGGTCCCTGGCCCCGCCTACTCCTCTCCCCCAAATCCAGCACCTCCATCTGGAGCTCCAGAGTCAGCAGTGTCTGCAGCACCCACTCCATCACTATACCG AGGTGCATATCAGATTACCGTGAAGTTCCGCTGTCTATAAAGCTGACGGTTGTGGGAGACGCTGTGGAAGGAACAGCAGGCCTGAAACCCGTCCAACACCCTGACTGTACACACACTTTCAAACCCATG GTCTTACTGGAGAAAGTGTGTGGAGAGGATCATGTCTGCAGGTCTGATCTGAACGTGTCTCTCGGATTCAGCCG GAATATGGTGGTGAACATTCAGGACTTCCCTATGAAtctctcagtggtggtgattaaCAACGGAGAGGACGCAACAGACACGGAGCTTCTCTTTCATCATCCCTCCATCTTCTCCTTCACCCGGGTCACAGTG CTGGAGTCCAGTGGCCATGCGTGGTGTGTGTCTAATGAAACAGGGCTAATGAACGTCACTCAAACTACCTGCAAGCTCGGCGTCGCCGTCTTCAGACAGAAAGCCAAG GCCGTGTTGAACCTGACCTTCCGAGTGTCCGACCCGTCAGCTCTGGGTGACCAACTGACCGTGAACGCATCTGTCATGAG TAAAAACGAAAATAATGGGAGTCTCCATGACAACGCCGCCACCGTGTCCGTGCCGGTTAAACAACTCGTGAACTTTCAGCTGGAAAA tgaTGGATCCACACAGTATATCAGATACGATCAGAGCTCCTTAATCAATCACACGTTTAAG ctggtgAATCTGGGCGAGTTGTCCATCCCCGTCTCTGTGCAGTTCGTGTTGCCGTTGGAGATGAGCTCAGGGTTTTTATGGGATGTTTCTCCTCCTGCTTTT AACGGTTCTGGAGTGAAGTGTAACATTCCGGACACGCCCAGGAACAACCGGTCACTCCACACGCAG TACTGTAACGGCTCCAGCTGCCgactgtttaactgcagcgtccAGCTGTTATCCAGcaaccagccaatcagcttcCAGTTCAGAGGTCATATAAAGAGTCAGACGAAG GTGAGTGGAGTGCAGGTATCTGTAGTGAGCTGGGGATTTGTGTCGTTTGATGAACATCGTTACACTCAGTTTCTCAATGAAGAAGCTCTGCAGCACTCG ATAGTGACGGAGGTGGAGTCTCCATCACAGGCTCAGACGGTTCTGATTGCCTGTCTGTCCATCTTCTTTGGGTTATTAGTGATGGCCGTAATCTTCTACCTGCTGTACAGG GGGGCAGAGACAGCGGCGCCTTCCGGTGGTGAAGGCGGTAACACACCAGCCGACTGCCCCACGACTGAGACTGTAGCGGACGAGGAAGCTCAGGAAGCAGCAGCACCATCTCCTcaaacagcagagggcaacCAGGACGCTGGACACAACTCATCGAACACGAGTGCCCTTTAG
- the LOC108415168 gene encoding integrin alpha-X-like isoform X1, which yields MEVWLLYSFAFFIAPFVCGFNLDTENPRIFPSPQDGSAFGHRVCPFGSKPGDSVLVTDPLYGNGTGGVFRCFYGDGRCEAVHVDVHQGSAFGLSLSCSDQRAVVCGPHLVQKCEGFNYLNGICAEFNPDISLSQTVRPSFQECHVILPMDAVILFDDSLSITNEDFKRMIQFIKDIIKAFIEDDRAQVGVAKFSTHVSAVFNFENYALKRNVDELMKDVSHSKGQTYTTSAIRYVLNSMFQESVGMRNKSQKLLVVITDGKSNDKDPLDTVISQAKKRGITRFAIGVGHQYSRDELEEIASSNDFVFTTASFSALANILKELTQKIFAIEGADVGKSFQLELSQGGFSVALSGEVSVFGAVGAFSWSGGLEKRLHLNASFINASKLQEDMTNSYLGYSVTVATVEGSVVYFAGAPRHKHIGMVLGFSRNQDNDTWMVTHRADGSQLGSYFGAELCVLDGLLAVGAPLFYAAGVGGEVTIYSLSTAALNRSGVLRGAPGGSFGRFGSALAALQDLNGDGLWELGVGAPHEEGGKGAVYIFLSQPGGIRTKHSQRVRGAAVGAGLKYFGVSLHSAVDLSSDGLPDIVVGSKGAASVVRTQPVICANVSITLDPPIISQNYFHCSAPHGLNTPIANAVVCVNITKVSVGTIRAPLSANVSINLELDPGPWPRLLLSPKSSTSIWSSRVSSVCSTHSITIPRCISDYREVPLSIKLTVVGDAVEGTAGLKPVQHPDCTHTFKPMVLLEKVCGEDHVCRSDLNVSLGFSRNMVVNIQDFPMNLSVVVINNGEDATDTELLFHHPSIFSFTRVTVLESSGHAWCVSNETGLMNVTQTTCKLGVAVFRQKAKAVLNLTFRVSDPSALGDQLTVNASVMSKNENNGSLHDNAATVSVPVKQLVNFQLENDGSTQYIRYDQSSLINHTFKLVNLGELSIPVSVQFVLPLEMSSGFLWDVSPPAFNGSGVKCNIPDTPRNNRSLHTQYCNGSSCRLFNCSVQLLSSNQPISFQFRGHIKSQTKVSGVQVSVVSWGFVSFDEHRYTQFLNEEALQHSIVTEVESPSQAQTVLIACLSIFFGLLVMAVIFYLLYRVGFLKSKSQIPDQQGAETAAPSGGEGGNTPADCPTTETVADEEAQEAAAPSPQTAEGNQDAGHNSSNTSAL from the exons GTGTGTGGTCCTCATTTGGTGCAGAAGTGTGAGGGGTTTAACTATCTGAATGGGATTTGTGCCGAGTTTAATCCTGACATCAGTCTGTCTCAAACAGTCAGACCTTCTTTCCAGG AATGTCATGTGATCCTGCCGATGGACGCTGTGATCCTGTTTGACGACTCATTAAGTATTACAAACGAAGATTTCAAAAGAATGATTCAGTTCATTAAGGACATAATTAAGGCTTTTATTGAAGATGATCGAGCGcag GTGGGCGTGGCTAAGTTCTCCACACACGTTTCTGCAGTCTTCAACTTTGAGAATTACGCGTTAAAACGAAACGTAGATGAACTAATGAAAGACGTTTCACACTCTAAAGGACAGACATACACTACCTCCGCCATCCGCTATGTACT AAACAGTATGTTTCAGGAAAGTGTGGGGATGAGGAACAAATCTCAGAAGTTGCTGGTTGTGATCACTGATGGAAAATCCAACGACAAAGACCCGCTGGACACTGTAATCTCTCAGGCCAAGAAGCGAGGAATCACCAGATTCGCCATCGGG gtagGCCATCAGTACTCTCGTGATGAGCTGGAGGAGATAGCTTCATCTAATGACTTTGTGTTTACAACAGCAAGCTTTAGTGCTCTCGCCAACATCCTCAAAGAACTGACGCAGAAGATTTTCGCTATTGAAG gTGCGGATGTGGGGAAGTCTTTCCAGCTGGAGCTGTCACAGGGAGGATTCAGCGTCGCTCTGTCTGGG gaggtAAGTGTGTTCGGAGCGGTCGGAGCATTTTCCTGGTCCGGTGGTTTGGAGAAGCGCCTCCATCTGAACGCCTCCTTCATCAATGCCTCAAAACTACAGGAGGACATGACGAACTCTTACCTGG GTTACTCGGTTACCGTGGCGACAGTGGAGGGCAGCGTTGTTTACTTTGCTGGAGCTCCCAGACACAAACACATAGGCATGGTGTTGGGTTTCAGCCGTAACCAAGACAACGACACCTGGATGGTCACTCACAGAGCTGACGGGTCTCAG TTAGGGTCGTATTTTGGAGCCGAGCTGTGTGTGTTAGATGGCTTGTTAGCGGTTGGTGCTCCGCTTTTCTATGCTGCTGGAGTCGGGGGGGAGGTCACCATATACTCACTCAGCACTGCG GCTCTGAACAGGTCAGGTGTGCTGCGCGGAGCACCAGGCGGCTCTTTCGGGCGCTTCGGTTCGGCCCTGGCAGCCCTTCAGGACCTGAATGGAGATGGTCTGTGGGAGCTTGGGGTGGGCGCTCCGCATGAGGAGGGGGGCAAGGGGGCAGTTTACATCTTTCTGAGCCAACCAGGGGGCATCAGGACGAAACACAGCCAG agagtgCGTGGGGCTGCTGTGGGTGCAGGTTTGAAGTATTTTGGAGTTTCTCTTCACTCTGCAGTAGATCTGAGTTCAGATGGTCTGCCTGATATAGTGGTGGGATCCAAAGGGGCTGCTTCAGTGGTGAG GACACAACCGGTCATCTGTGCTAATGTGTCCATTACTCTGGATCCACCAATCATATCGCAGAACTACTTCCACTGCTCTGCCCCCCACGGGCTCAACACGCCTATCGCCAATGCAGTCGTGTGTGTCAACATAACCAAGGTTTCCGTGGGAACCATACGTG ctcctCTCAGTGCTAATGTGTCTATAAATCTGGAGCTGGACCCTGGTCCCTGGCCCCGCCTACTCCTCTCCCCCAAATCCAGCACCTCCATCTGGAGCTCCAGAGTCAGCAGTGTCTGCAGCACCCACTCCATCACTATACCG AGGTGCATATCAGATTACCGTGAAGTTCCGCTGTCTATAAAGCTGACGGTTGTGGGAGACGCTGTGGAAGGAACAGCAGGCCTGAAACCCGTCCAACACCCTGACTGTACACACACTTTCAAACCCATG GTCTTACTGGAGAAAGTGTGTGGAGAGGATCATGTCTGCAGGTCTGATCTGAACGTGTCTCTCGGATTCAGCCG GAATATGGTGGTGAACATTCAGGACTTCCCTATGAAtctctcagtggtggtgattaaCAACGGAGAGGACGCAACAGACACGGAGCTTCTCTTTCATCATCCCTCCATCTTCTCCTTCACCCGGGTCACAGTG CTGGAGTCCAGTGGCCATGCGTGGTGTGTGTCTAATGAAACAGGGCTAATGAACGTCACTCAAACTACCTGCAAGCTCGGCGTCGCCGTCTTCAGACAGAAAGCCAAG GCCGTGTTGAACCTGACCTTCCGAGTGTCCGACCCGTCAGCTCTGGGTGACCAACTGACCGTGAACGCATCTGTCATGAG TAAAAACGAAAATAATGGGAGTCTCCATGACAACGCCGCCACCGTGTCCGTGCCGGTTAAACAACTCGTGAACTTTCAGCTGGAAAA tgaTGGATCCACACAGTATATCAGATACGATCAGAGCTCCTTAATCAATCACACGTTTAAG ctggtgAATCTGGGCGAGTTGTCCATCCCCGTCTCTGTGCAGTTCGTGTTGCCGTTGGAGATGAGCTCAGGGTTTTTATGGGATGTTTCTCCTCCTGCTTTT AACGGTTCTGGAGTGAAGTGTAACATTCCGGACACGCCCAGGAACAACCGGTCACTCCACACGCAG TACTGTAACGGCTCCAGCTGCCgactgtttaactgcagcgtccAGCTGTTATCCAGcaaccagccaatcagcttcCAGTTCAGAGGTCATATAAAGAGTCAGACGAAG GTGAGTGGAGTGCAGGTATCTGTAGTGAGCTGGGGATTTGTGTCGTTTGATGAACATCGTTACACTCAGTTTCTCAATGAAGAAGCTCTGCAGCACTCG ATAGTGACGGAGGTGGAGTCTCCATCACAGGCTCAGACGGTTCTGATTGCCTGTCTGTCCATCTTCTTTGGGTTATTAGTGATGGCCGTAATCTTCTACCTGCTGTACAGG GTTGGGTTCCTCAAGTCTAAGTCTCAAATTCCTGATCAGCAGGGGGCAGAGACAGCGGCGCCTTCCGGTGGTGAAGGCGGTAACACACCAGCCGACTGCCCCACGACTGAGACTGTAGCGGACGAGGAAGCTCAGGAAGCAGCAGCACCATCTCCTcaaacagcagagggcaacCAGGACGCTGGACACAACTCATCGAACACGAGTGCCCTTTAG